From a region of the Rhabdothermincola sediminis genome:
- a CDS encoding SCP2 sterol-binding domain-containing protein, whose translation MAEKYEFLSPEWIEAAKKIRDEAPAPANPPAHVVRMNQIITDAPFNGGEEIHVHMDTSDGELKMDLGHLENPDLTVTVDWETAKAIFVDQNPQAGMQAFMAGKVKVQGDMTKLMAMQQGAPDPNAQAIAEKIKEITA comes from the coding sequence GTGGCCGAGAAGTACGAGTTCCTCAGCCCCGAGTGGATCGAAGCAGCGAAGAAGATCCGTGACGAGGCGCCGGCGCCAGCGAACCCGCCCGCACACGTCGTGCGGATGAACCAGATCATCACCGACGCGCCCTTCAACGGCGGCGAGGAGATCCATGTGCACATGGACACCTCCGACGGTGAGCTCAAGATGGACCTCGGTCACCTCGAGAACCCCGATCTGACGGTGACCGTCGACTGGGAGACCGCCAAGGCCATCTTCGTCGACCAGAACCCGCAGGCGGGCATGCAGGCGTTCATGGCCGGCAAGGTCAAGGTCCAGGGCGACATGACCAAGCTGATGGCGATGCAGCAGGGCGCGCCGGATCCGAACGCGCAGGCCATCGCCGAGAAGATCAAGGAGATCACGGCCTGA
- a CDS encoding 4Fe-4S dicluster-binding protein, with translation MSVGEARRGCVGELGEEAVSAGRDQRLATCQRNPKWQRPPLFIDMAACINCDTCIRHCPPPFGAIFNHGIDVVVIPELCSGCRECVDPCPVDCIHPAPDWSSAPDDWWDEPALRDPYR, from the coding sequence GTGAGCGTCGGTGAGGCGAGGCGTGGCTGCGTGGGAGAGCTCGGTGAGGAAGCGGTGAGCGCGGGGCGCGACCAGCGGTTGGCGACCTGCCAGCGGAACCCGAAGTGGCAGCGTCCGCCGCTGTTCATCGACATGGCGGCGTGCATCAACTGCGACACCTGCATCCGCCACTGCCCCCCACCGTTCGGCGCCATCTTCAACCACGGGATCGACGTCGTCGTCATCCCCGAGCTGTGCTCGGGCTGCAGGGAATGCGTCGACCCCTGCCCTGTCGACTGCATCCACCCCGCCCCGGACTGGTCGTCCGCACCCGATGACTGGTGGGACGAGCCGGCCCTTCGCGACCCGTACCGCTAG
- the gatA gene encoding Asp-tRNA(Asn)/Glu-tRNA(Gln) amidotransferase subunit GatA codes for MSAQELAAAIRAGERSARDVLDEHLATIEAREPQIHAFNLVLADEARAAAEAIDRRVAAGEDPGPLAGVPVALKDNLCTRGTPTTCSSRILEGWCPPYDATVVERLRAAGAVIVGKTNLDEFAMGSSTENSAFGPTRNPHDETRVPGGSSGGSAAAVAAGFVPVALGSDTGGSIRQPAALCGVVGVKPTYGLVSRYGLVAFASSLDQIGPLTTTVADAALVLEVIAGHDPRDSTSIPEPVPALSAVLDHGVEGLRIGVVSELLGQGVAADVVARVHAAADALARAGATVEPVSVPAVTYGLSAYYLIAPAEASSNLARYDGVRYGPRVDAATTGEMMTATRTRGFGAEVKRRIMLGTYALSAGYYDAYYGKALRVRTLIGRDFAAAYEHHDLLLSPTSPTTAFPLGDKTADPLSMYLSDVCTIPSNLAGHPAVSVPFGTGADGLPVGVQLLAPALHEATLLRAAAVLELAREEAS; via the coding sequence GTGAGCGCGCAGGAGCTGGCCGCGGCGATCCGAGCCGGCGAGCGCTCGGCCCGAGACGTGCTCGACGAGCACCTCGCGACCATCGAGGCCCGTGAGCCGCAGATCCACGCGTTCAACCTCGTGCTGGCCGACGAAGCCCGAGCGGCGGCGGAGGCGATCGACCGGCGGGTGGCGGCGGGCGAGGACCCGGGGCCCCTGGCCGGCGTGCCGGTGGCGTTGAAGGACAACCTCTGCACCCGGGGCACGCCCACCACCTGTTCGTCGCGCATCCTCGAGGGGTGGTGCCCCCCCTACGACGCCACCGTGGTGGAGCGGCTGCGGGCCGCTGGCGCGGTCATCGTCGGCAAGACCAATCTGGACGAGTTCGCGATGGGCAGCTCGACGGAGAACTCCGCCTTCGGCCCGACCCGCAACCCCCACGACGAGACGAGAGTGCCCGGCGGCTCCAGCGGCGGCAGCGCGGCGGCGGTCGCGGCGGGCTTCGTCCCGGTCGCGCTCGGCTCCGACACCGGCGGATCGATCCGCCAGCCCGCCGCGCTGTGCGGCGTGGTGGGGGTGAAGCCCACCTACGGGCTCGTGTCGCGCTACGGCTTGGTTGCGTTCGCGTCGTCGCTGGACCAGATCGGGCCTCTGACCACCACCGTGGCCGACGCGGCGCTCGTGCTCGAGGTCATCGCCGGCCACGACCCGCGTGACAGCACCTCGATCCCCGAACCGGTCCCTGCTCTCTCCGCGGTGCTCGACCACGGGGTGGAGGGCCTGCGCATCGGTGTGGTGTCCGAGCTGCTGGGCCAAGGGGTGGCAGCGGACGTGGTGGCGCGGGTCCACGCCGCTGCCGACGCGCTGGCGCGGGCGGGCGCGACGGTCGAGCCGGTGTCGGTGCCGGCTGTCACCTACGGCCTGTCCGCGTACTACCTCATCGCGCCGGCCGAGGCGTCGAGCAACCTGGCCCGCTACGACGGAGTGCGTTACGGGCCACGGGTCGACGCGGCGACCACCGGGGAGATGATGACCGCCACCCGTACCCGGGGGTTCGGGGCCGAGGTCAAACGCCGCATCATGCTCGGCACCTACGCCCTGTCCGCCGGCTACTACGACGCCTACTACGGCAAGGCCTTGCGGGTGCGCACCCTCATCGGGCGCGACTTCGCGGCGGCCTACGAGCACCATGACCTGCTCCTCTCGCCGACCTCGCCCACTACCGCGTTCCCGCTCGGGGACAAGACCGCCGATCCGCTGTCGATGTACCTCTCCGACGTGTGCACCATCCCGAGCAACCTGGCCGGCCATCCCGCGGTTTCCGTGCCGTTCGGGACGGGAGCCGACGGGTTGCCCGTCGGGGTGCAGCTGCTGGCCCCGGCCCTGCACGAGGCGACCCTGCTCCGAGCCGCCGCCGTGCTCGAGCTGGCGAGGGAGGAGGCGTCATGA
- the gatB gene encoding Asp-tRNA(Asn)/Glu-tRNA(Gln) amidotransferase subunit GatB, which produces MTTITSATTGREWEYVIGLEVHCELATATKLFCACPNEFGAEPNTNVCPVCLGLPGSLPVLNRRAVELAMRLGRALHCTVEPSVFARKNYFYPDMPKDYQISQYDRPTNVDGWLELADGTRVGIERAHIEEDTGKSTHVGGGGRIHEAGYSLVDYNRAGVPLVEIVSRPDLRSPDQAKAYVSELRGVLLATGASDAKMEEGSLRVDANVSVRPVGETSFGTRCEIKNLNSLRSLGRAIEYEARRQIDLLESGERVVQETRHWDEEGGRTRSGRSKEEAEDYRYFQEPDLVPLVPDPAWIAAIDESMPLLPADRRARLAEVVGGPSAAATAIAIAVERGLDGLALQAIAAGGDPGRVLTHVEHDLAVDGAERLDPASLAALVQMEVDGQLTATQAKQVLAEMIETGSDPGAIALARGFEAMDTAELEVVVDELIAAHPGEWDEFVSGDDKRRGKLTGFFVGQVMKATKGKADGKVVTRLLEDRRAGSN; this is translated from the coding sequence ATGACCACCATCACCAGCGCGACCACCGGGCGCGAGTGGGAGTACGTGATCGGCCTCGAGGTGCACTGCGAGCTGGCCACCGCCACCAAGCTGTTCTGCGCGTGCCCGAACGAGTTCGGCGCCGAGCCCAACACCAACGTCTGCCCGGTGTGCCTGGGGCTCCCCGGTTCCCTCCCGGTGCTCAACCGCCGAGCGGTCGAACTGGCCATGCGGCTCGGTCGAGCGCTGCACTGCACCGTGGAACCGTCGGTGTTCGCCCGGAAGAACTACTTCTATCCGGACATGCCGAAGGACTACCAGATCAGCCAGTACGACCGACCCACCAACGTCGACGGCTGGCTCGAGCTGGCCGATGGCACCCGGGTGGGCATCGAGCGGGCGCACATCGAGGAGGACACGGGCAAGAGCACCCACGTGGGCGGTGGCGGGCGCATCCACGAGGCCGGGTATTCGTTGGTGGACTACAACCGGGCCGGGGTGCCACTGGTGGAGATCGTGTCCCGCCCCGATCTGCGTTCCCCCGACCAGGCCAAGGCGTACGTGAGCGAGCTGCGCGGCGTCCTGTTGGCCACCGGGGCGAGCGACGCGAAGATGGAAGAGGGGTCGCTACGGGTCGACGCGAACGTGTCCGTGCGCCCGGTGGGCGAGACGTCGTTCGGCACCCGCTGTGAGATCAAGAACCTGAACTCGCTGCGTTCGCTGGGGCGGGCGATCGAGTACGAAGCCCGGCGCCAGATCGACCTGCTGGAGTCCGGCGAGCGGGTGGTGCAGGAGACCCGGCACTGGGACGAGGAGGGTGGGCGCACCCGTTCGGGGCGGTCCAAGGAGGAGGCCGAGGACTACCGCTACTTCCAGGAGCCGGACCTGGTACCGCTGGTCCCCGATCCGGCGTGGATCGCCGCCATCGACGAGTCGATGCCGTTGCTCCCGGCCGACCGCCGGGCCCGACTGGCCGAGGTGGTCGGCGGGCCGTCGGCGGCCGCCACGGCGATCGCGATCGCCGTCGAGCGCGGCCTCGACGGGCTGGCGCTGCAGGCCATCGCCGCCGGTGGCGACCCCGGGCGGGTGCTGACCCACGTCGAGCACGACCTGGCGGTCGACGGCGCCGAGCGGCTCGACCCGGCGTCGCTGGCCGCGCTGGTGCAGATGGAGGTCGACGGCCAGCTCACGGCCACCCAGGCCAAGCAGGTGCTCGCCGAGATGATCGAGACCGGCAGCGACCCGGGGGCGATCGCCCTCGCCCGGGGCTTCGAGGCCATGGACACCGCCGAGCTGGAGGTCGTCGTCGATGAGCTCATCGCCGCGCACCCCGGCGAGTGGGATGAATTCGTCTCGGGCGACGACAAG
- the gatC gene encoding Asp-tRNA(Asn)/Glu-tRNA(Gln) amidotransferase subunit GatC gives MSEPISRADVAHVARLARLSLTDDELDLFTGQLAAVLDHARDVEALDLDDVEPTTHPYPLANVFRDDEVAPGVDRDEVLAQAPAVEDGRFRVPPILGEEP, from the coding sequence ATGTCCGAGCCGATCTCGCGGGCCGACGTCGCGCACGTGGCGCGGCTGGCCCGCCTCTCGCTGACCGACGACGAGCTGGACCTGTTCACCGGGCAGCTCGCCGCGGTGCTCGACCACGCCCGGGATGTCGAAGCGCTCGACCTCGACGACGTGGAGCCCACGACTCACCCCTATCCCTTGGCCAATGTCTTCCGTGACGACGAGGTCGCACCAGGCGTCGATCGCGACGAGGTGCTCGCCCAGGCGCCGGCTGTCGAGGATGGGCGCTTCCGGGTTCCCCCCATCCTGGGAGAGGAACCGTGA